From Streptomyces yatensis, one genomic window encodes:
- a CDS encoding GntR family transcriptional regulator: MATTSSMTRAEEIYQRLRADILNGRHEPGSRLRVEALKDSYGASSGVIREALPRLVGQGLATFAPQRGFRVVTVSPERLQELTEARVFIEIHVVRESVAAGTIEWESDLLAAHHHLARTPYFSDDGALSEHWLNAHARFHRVLLEGCPNRQLRDIATQLRDAAEVYRCWARTPAEHSHRDVAAEHQMICDHAIARDVPGVVEALSQHINITTQLLLNDYGRHEEIGKQDPGPPCGC, from the coding sequence ATGGCGACTACCAGCTCCATGACCCGTGCCGAGGAGATCTACCAGCGGCTGCGCGCGGACATCCTCAACGGACGACACGAACCCGGTTCACGTCTGCGCGTGGAAGCCCTGAAGGACAGCTACGGCGCCAGCAGCGGGGTAATACGGGAGGCGCTGCCCCGGCTGGTCGGCCAGGGGCTGGCGACCTTCGCGCCACAGCGAGGGTTCCGGGTCGTCACCGTCTCCCCCGAGCGCCTTCAGGAGCTGACCGAGGCCCGCGTATTCATCGAAATCCACGTGGTCCGGGAGTCCGTCGCCGCCGGCACCATCGAGTGGGAGTCCGATCTGCTCGCGGCACACCACCATCTCGCCCGCACTCCGTACTTCAGCGACGACGGAGCCCTCAGCGAACACTGGCTGAACGCCCACGCCCGCTTCCACCGCGTCCTGCTGGAGGGATGTCCCAACCGGCAGCTGCGGGACATCGCCACACAGTTGCGCGATGCCGCCGAGGTCTACCGCTGCTGGGCCCGCACACCGGCCGAGCACAGCCACCGCGATGTCGCCGCAGAACACCAGATGATCTGCGATCACGCCATCGCCCGGGATGTACCAGGCGTCGTCGAGGCACTCAGCCAGCACATCAACATCACCACGCAACTACTGCTCAACGATTACGGGCGGCACGAGGAAATAGGCAAGCAGGACCCCGGCCCCCCATGTGGTTGCTGA
- a CDS encoding fumarylacetoacetate hydrolase family protein — MRTTTRAGRMCLVTGEAVIDVEQASAGRFPADPLAVFEEWDAFRSWAAELEAAGVQAPAGPDGSVSPTPRQVFAIGLNYRDHAEEAGLAAPESPSVFTKFATSLTGPDTQLRLPGGRVDWEAELVVVMGRRAEHVAAGGAWSYVAGLTVGQDYSERDVQSVGPVPQFSLGKSFPGFAPTGPVLVTADEFADPDDLAIECLVNGESVQKSRTSSMIFPVPELIARLSAVCPLLPGDLIFTGTPSGVGHARTPQRYLRPGDEVVTRIEGIGQLRQTCVAA, encoded by the coding sequence ATGCGGACGACGACCAGAGCAGGACGGATGTGCCTGGTGACCGGAGAGGCGGTGATCGATGTCGAGCAGGCCAGTGCAGGCCGGTTCCCGGCTGATCCGCTGGCAGTGTTCGAGGAGTGGGACGCCTTCCGGTCCTGGGCCGCTGAGCTGGAGGCTGCGGGTGTCCAGGCGCCGGCCGGGCCGGACGGCAGCGTCTCGCCGACACCGCGGCAGGTGTTCGCGATCGGGCTGAACTACCGCGACCACGCCGAGGAGGCCGGCCTGGCGGCACCTGAGTCCCCGTCGGTCTTCACCAAGTTCGCCACGTCCCTCACCGGCCCCGACACGCAGCTGCGGCTGCCCGGCGGCCGCGTTGACTGGGAGGCCGAGCTGGTGGTGGTGATGGGGCGCCGGGCGGAGCACGTTGCCGCAGGGGGTGCCTGGTCCTACGTGGCCGGGCTGACCGTGGGGCAGGACTACTCCGAGCGCGATGTGCAGTCCGTGGGCCCCGTGCCGCAGTTCTCTCTCGGCAAGTCCTTCCCCGGATTCGCGCCGACCGGCCCGGTGCTGGTCACGGCCGACGAGTTCGCCGATCCGGACGACCTGGCGATCGAGTGCCTCGTCAACGGGGAGAGCGTCCAGAAGTCACGAACCTCTTCGATGATCTTCCCGGTCCCGGAACTGATCGCACGGCTGTCCGCGGTGTGCCCGCTGCTGCCGGGCGACCTGATCTTCACCGGCACCCCCTCAGGAGTGGGACATGCCCGCACCCCCCAGCGCTACCTGCGGCCGGGAGACGAGGTCGTCACCCGTATCGAGGGCATCGGACAGCTCCGGCAGACCTGCGTCGCCGCCTGA
- a CDS encoding oxidoreductase, with translation MQQQKWLITGVSTGLGRAFAQAALATGHTVVGTVRSEEDLRAFEGLKPGHAHGRILDVTDDHAVSNVITEVEQSIGPLDVVIANAGYGLEGTFEETPLAEVRRQFEVNVFGAAATLRAALPHMRRRRRGHLMAVTSMGGLMAVPGMSAYCGSKFALEGILEALGKEVAQFGIHVTAIEPGSFRTDWAGRSMTRTAQSVDDYDELFTPIREARQKASGNQLGNPAKAGEAVVHITTVDQPPAHLVLGSDALRLVAAARTAVDEDIRAWETLSRTTDFDEGAQL, from the coding sequence ATGCAGCAGCAGAAGTGGCTCATCACCGGCGTCAGCACGGGCCTCGGACGTGCCTTCGCCCAGGCCGCCCTGGCCACCGGGCACACCGTCGTCGGCACGGTCCGCTCCGAGGAGGACCTGCGGGCCTTCGAGGGGCTTAAGCCCGGGCACGCTCACGGCCGCATCCTGGACGTGACGGACGACCACGCCGTCTCGAATGTGATCACGGAGGTAGAGCAGAGCATCGGTCCCTTGGATGTCGTCATCGCCAACGCCGGCTACGGCCTGGAGGGCACCTTCGAGGAGACGCCGCTGGCCGAGGTGCGGCGGCAATTCGAGGTCAACGTATTCGGGGCAGCGGCCACCCTGCGCGCAGCACTGCCCCACATGCGCCGACGCCGCCGCGGACACCTGATGGCCGTCACCTCCATGGGCGGGCTCATGGCCGTGCCCGGCATGTCCGCCTACTGCGGCAGCAAGTTCGCCCTGGAAGGCATCCTCGAAGCACTGGGCAAGGAGGTCGCACAGTTCGGGATCCACGTGACGGCGATCGAGCCCGGCTCCTTCCGCACCGACTGGGCCGGACGGTCCATGACACGCACCGCGCAGTCCGTCGACGACTACGACGAGCTGTTCACCCCCATTCGCGAAGCGCGGCAGAAGGCCAGCGGGAACCAACTGGGCAACCCGGCCAAGGCCGGGGAAGCCGTCGTGCACATCACGACGGTGGACCAGCCGCCGGCCCACCTCGTCCTGGGCTCGGACGCGCTACGACTGGTCGCCGCTGCGCGCACTGCCGTGGACGAGGACATCCGCGCATGGGAGACGCTCTCCCGTACGACCGACTTCGACGAGGGCGCTCAGCTCTGA
- a CDS encoding PIN domain nuclease — MSERFLIDNSALQRWRKPKVAEVLDPLHEDGVLAVCGPVEMEVMYSARNDNDAKRLHWFLSGFDYLPMPDEVWDRAKDIQRQAITKGNHRALSMPDLLIAAAAERHAVTVLHYDQDYDMIAAITGQPMKWVTEAGTADH, encoded by the coding sequence GTGAGTGAGCGCTTCCTGATCGACAACTCCGCCCTCCAGCGATGGCGCAAGCCGAAGGTGGCCGAGGTCCTCGACCCACTCCACGAGGATGGCGTACTGGCTGTGTGTGGACCGGTCGAGATGGAGGTGATGTACTCCGCACGCAACGACAACGACGCGAAGCGCCTGCACTGGTTCCTGTCCGGCTTCGACTACCTGCCGATGCCCGACGAAGTGTGGGACCGGGCCAAAGACATCCAGCGACAGGCCATCACCAAAGGCAACCACCGCGCACTGTCCATGCCTGACCTGCTGATCGCCGCAGCAGCCGAACGACATGCGGTGACCGTGCTGCACTACGACCAGGACTACGACATGATCGCCGCCATAACAGGCCAGCCCATGAAGTGGGTCACGGAGGCAGGCACAGCGGACCACTGA
- a CDS encoding VOC family protein, giving the protein MPLHRLQSLTVGVPDVAEAADYYVDFGLEEVAPGRFATVEGGEQFFLEYSPVRRLLGMTVAADDGDDLDRIAANLERLQLPCERDTGSLRTREPIAGVSVEVRVAPRLTRITVPATPYNGPGRLDRAGTRAPVLSRTDPVRPLALGHVVIGSVEQESTQRFFTEGLGFKVSDVVPGSAAFLRCSTDHHNVLVQQAPLNFLHHTSWQVTDVDEVGRGATRMLTEHPERHVWGLGRHHIGSNFFWYLKDPAGNFSEYYADMDCIVDDQLWTPRSFEGMQALYTWGPPPPPSFLAPEDLAALMAGAHKANN; this is encoded by the coding sequence ATGCCTTTGCACAGACTTCAGTCACTCACCGTCGGAGTGCCGGATGTGGCCGAGGCGGCCGACTACTACGTCGACTTCGGACTCGAGGAGGTGGCACCCGGACGGTTCGCCACCGTCGAGGGCGGCGAGCAGTTCTTCCTCGAGTACTCTCCCGTCCGGCGGCTGCTGGGGATGACGGTCGCCGCCGACGACGGCGACGACCTGGACCGGATCGCCGCGAACCTGGAACGGCTCCAGTTGCCGTGCGAACGCGACACCGGCTCCCTGCGCACCAGGGAACCCATCGCCGGTGTATCGGTCGAGGTCCGTGTCGCACCCCGGCTGACCCGGATCACCGTCCCGGCCACCCCGTACAACGGTCCCGGACGCCTGGACCGTGCCGGCACCCGGGCACCCGTACTCTCCCGCACCGACCCAGTCCGGCCCCTGGCCCTGGGCCACGTCGTCATCGGTTCGGTGGAACAGGAGTCGACACAGCGGTTCTTCACCGAAGGACTCGGATTCAAGGTCAGCGATGTTGTGCCCGGCTCGGCCGCGTTCCTGCGCTGCTCCACCGACCACCACAACGTCCTGGTGCAGCAGGCGCCACTGAACTTCCTGCACCACACCTCGTGGCAGGTGACGGATGTCGACGAGGTGGGCCGGGGCGCCACGCGCATGCTCACCGAGCACCCGGAACGCCATGTGTGGGGGCTCGGCCGCCACCACATCGGCTCAAACTTCTTCTGGTACCTCAAGGACCCGGCCGGCAACTTCAGCGAGTACTACGCCGACATGGACTGCATCGTCGACGACCAGCTGTGGACGCCACGCTCCTTCGAGGGCATGCAGGCGCTCTACACCTGGGGGCCTCCGCCGCCGCCGTCGTTCCTCGCCCCCGAAGACCTGGCCGCGCTGATGGCCGGCGCCCATAAGGCCAATAACTGA
- a CDS encoding TetR/AcrR family transcriptional regulator: MPGHHPARNRRATERKGDVRERAILDTCEALLAQKGYDAMTVGDIAQGAGITRGALYFYFGSKQEVVTALVARTVEHLWERSRATAQADEPRQAIAEAMQRTVELWNEHGLVMRTAIDLSLTVPEIGELWSRTADLFITAITAVLERAGVQPGTEPEQASAMARALCWMIERTFYHASQESRENLQKASSTCEHIWLVSAGLTA; encoded by the coding sequence ATGCCCGGCCACCACCCCGCGCGGAACCGGCGCGCCACCGAACGCAAGGGCGATGTCCGAGAGCGGGCCATTCTCGACACCTGCGAAGCTCTGCTCGCGCAAAAGGGCTACGACGCCATGACCGTCGGCGACATCGCCCAGGGCGCCGGCATCACACGCGGCGCCCTGTACTTCTACTTCGGCTCCAAACAAGAAGTGGTCACGGCACTCGTGGCCCGGACCGTTGAACACCTGTGGGAGCGATCCCGGGCCACTGCGCAGGCCGACGAGCCGCGCCAGGCCATCGCAGAAGCCATGCAGCGCACGGTAGAGCTGTGGAACGAGCACGGCCTGGTCATGCGCACGGCGATCGACCTGTCCCTGACCGTGCCGGAGATCGGCGAGCTGTGGAGCCGTACAGCCGACTTGTTCATCACAGCCATCACCGCTGTCCTGGAACGAGCCGGCGTTCAGCCCGGCACCGAACCGGAACAAGCGTCGGCGATGGCACGCGCCCTGTGCTGGATGATCGAGCGGACCTTCTACCACGCCTCGCAGGAGTCCCGCGAGAATTTGCAAAAGGCATCCTCGACCTGCGAACACATCTGGCTGGTCAGCGCCGGGCTGACCGCCTGA
- a CDS encoding MFS transporter, translating to MGLAVMTLEGFDLVAYGATTPLLLGYRPWHLSVAFVGLLGSLTPIGMLVGSLLVGQFTDRFGRRRTTLISIAVVSAGMFACAVATLPSLFGAGRFVVGLGVGAIYPAMAPLIFELAPDRRKNLYSGIVQCGTAIGGSFAALVANTLLSGHSFHQEYLVGGIAGLLLLPMAFVWLPESTEYHQAVSASAPDLGNRGVRLVFRPPYRGTTLMFCAMAALSFLLIFGMNTWLPRLMQTADYPLQDSQTFLVLLNLGATVGGLAMALLADRAGSRGPITASFALGAAAIVAMSAQLPLPVLYGIVIVGGCGAVGVQGLINVYISRSYPVTARASAVGVALGVGRIGAIVGPTLGGWILAAGLEPRWNFVLFAVPAVLGAALALAVGGRTSQNQGRLAPAPRAKEPTAGHTK from the coding sequence GTGGGCCTGGCTGTGATGACGCTGGAGGGCTTCGACCTCGTCGCCTACGGTGCGACCACTCCGCTGCTGCTGGGCTACCGTCCCTGGCACCTCTCCGTCGCCTTCGTCGGCCTGCTCGGCAGCCTCACTCCGATCGGCATGCTCGTCGGCTCCCTGCTGGTCGGCCAGTTCACCGACCGGTTTGGCCGGCGCCGCACGACCCTGATCAGTATCGCGGTGGTCAGCGCCGGGATGTTCGCCTGCGCCGTGGCAACCCTTCCCTCACTGTTCGGCGCCGGCCGATTCGTCGTCGGGCTCGGTGTCGGTGCGATCTACCCGGCGATGGCCCCACTGATCTTCGAACTGGCCCCGGACAGGCGAAAGAACCTTTACTCGGGCATCGTCCAGTGTGGGACCGCCATCGGCGGTTCGTTCGCGGCCCTCGTCGCCAACACACTGCTGAGTGGGCACAGTTTCCACCAGGAGTACCTGGTCGGCGGCATCGCCGGTCTGCTTCTGCTGCCCATGGCCTTCGTCTGGCTGCCCGAGTCCACGGAGTACCACCAGGCGGTCAGCGCGTCGGCCCCCGACCTCGGCAACCGTGGTGTCCGGCTGGTGTTCAGACCGCCCTACCGCGGCACCACCCTGATGTTCTGCGCCATGGCGGCCCTGTCGTTCTTGCTCATCTTCGGCATGAACACCTGGCTGCCGCGGCTGATGCAGACGGCGGACTATCCGTTGCAGGACTCCCAGACCTTCCTCGTGCTGCTGAACCTCGGTGCCACCGTCGGCGGGCTCGCGATGGCGCTGCTGGCTGACCGTGCCGGATCGAGGGGCCCGATCACGGCCAGTTTCGCCCTCGGAGCCGCCGCGATCGTCGCCATGAGCGCCCAACTGCCGCTGCCGGTGCTCTACGGCATCGTGATAGTCGGCGGCTGCGGCGCGGTCGGGGTCCAGGGGCTGATCAACGTGTACATCTCGCGTTCCTACCCGGTGACCGCGAGGGCCAGCGCGGTGGGTGTCGCGCTCGGGGTGGGCCGCATCGGCGCCATCGTCGGCCCCACGCTCGGCGGCTGGATCCTCGCGGCCGGCCTGGAACCCCGCTGGAACTTCGTCCTCTTCGCCGTCCCCGCCGTCCTCGGTGCGGCCCTCGCCCTGGCTGTCGGCGGACGGACATCCCAGAATCAGGGCCGTCTCGCCCCCGCGCCGCGCGCCAAAGAGCCGACGGCCGGACACACAAAATGA
- a CDS encoding type II toxin-antitoxin system VapB family antitoxin yields MSRTMIDLDDEMVEHAMRLYGVKTKAKAVRMAMEEAVKRRLRQEGIDAIKSGDLDLTYDSRTEPDSRNVA; encoded by the coding sequence ATGTCGCGCACCATGATCGATCTCGACGATGAGATGGTGGAACACGCCATGCGCCTGTACGGCGTGAAGACGAAGGCCAAGGCTGTGCGCATGGCCATGGAGGAAGCTGTCAAGCGTCGGCTGCGACAGGAGGGCATCGACGCGATCAAGTCCGGTGACCTGGACCTGACCTACGACAGCCGGACGGAGCCCGACAGCAGGAACGTGGCGTGA